GGAGTCAGTTTGTTGGTTGGTCTGGCTGAGTGCCAAGTGTCCCTTCAGGATGAACACTCACCTTTCGTGGTACAGTCATCACGATAGGCTCACATTTCCTTTCGTGTAGTTTATAGTACCTGGCGGTGATGAACAAATGATTACCAAGAGCTAAGTGGCTGCCGTTTGATTGTTTTGTGGGGATATTCTGCCCTCTAGCGGTGAGGGTAAGAATGTATCATTTGACAGCGGTTAAGGTCCTACCTTGCGATTTCACACTTGTTGACATCGAGGCCTCTCTTTGGCATGCAGCCCATGCCCCTCTGAGATTCCTTAGAGATATAGCTGTTAAGGTAGTGAACATAGGGATCTTCATCTGTGACTTCAAAGTAGCGGATGCTGCTGTCACCCTGTCAAGACGCAAAACAATTTTTGGATGCAGTTGTAATTTCCAAGAGGACTAATTCGATGAATTTGACATACCTTTCCACAACAGTAAACCAAGTTGGTGTCTGGGTCATAGAAGGGCAAGAGCACTCCATTGCTAGCATCCAAACAATGCATATTCATGGGCTCCTCCAAGTTTTGCTGGAATTGCATATGAATGACGTTTCGTATGAAAGTCTCGATGACTGAATACAAAATAATAGAAAATGAGCAAATGTACCAGCCTAAAAGAAATATCATACCGGGTCCCACAGGGCGATCAACCTCTCACTCCTCCGATTGaaacctgtggtgaggactttgcCGTCTTTCAGGAAAATAGCCCTCATGGGACGAGCGCCATCGTGTGCCTTTTCTTTCTCCTGGAAGGATAGTTCATGTCATGTCAATGAAAATGTTCTTATTTCAAAAATTTGGCTCccatctctctttttctcttacAGCAACAATTTCCTCCTTGCGGGGGTCAATAATACGGATGGACTTGTCCTTGCAGGCACTGCAGATGAGACTGCCATTGCGATTCCAGCAAACACTGTAAATCATATCAGGATGCATGTCATCCAAACTGATCATGGCCTCGCCTGTGCCCACATTCCAGATGATGATCACGTTGTCACAACCTGACaaggtagaaaaacaaaaaaaatcattcaacagGAATGTAAGCAATGGTTTTCCAATATGTTAGGGCTCACACCACCACATTATTATCAGTATGTAGAgtgtaaatgttttattttttttagcagcGACTGACTTGATGAAAAACCCAGACAAGGCGAGCACTCACCTGCACTGAGAAGAACATTGCGAGCTGTGGGGTGCCATGTGATGATGCCGACACGCTTGGAGTGACCCTTTAGTTCCACAGCAGGCTCGGACATAGGTGTCACGAGGCCATTCTCTGGAATTTGCCACACCTGTAAAAAACTGAAAGCTTCAACCAAGAGCAACTTCAGTGGACTAATCTCAGACGATAATTTTGATTGTATAAATTCATGGGTGTCACAATTAACTGATTAATAAAATCTTTTTGAGAATTGAGAAACATTTTTATCTATTCCCTCACAGACCAAACCATGATCATCAAAATATGAAGAAAGCTACAGTCATCTTGAGCTGATAAACATTATTTGCAGCTATAGTTCGGATAACTAATTAATGACAAGTAGTTGATTAATTAATCTTATTCAAAAATTTTGCAATAATCCAAAGAACTAATAATTGTGACATCCTGAATGGATTCATAAAATTACTATTGCCATAATAAACTACTGGATAAAACAATGTTGGtaattttctaaaataaaaaccacCTCTGGGGGGCAGCAGCAACCAAGGTGTAGTATGAAGGGCAGAATATGACAACAACTTCATACACGTGTGATCTAGCAGTTAATGGCATCAAAAAATCTGTGCTAATTTGGTAAAAATTGCAAACACCGATTCTGATGTCCTGGGTTTTAGAAAGTAAAGTTATGCTGGGCACTAGGCTACTGCACAAAGGCTAAGAACTGTAGCATAGTGCAACAACCACAGACCAGGAAGCACCTTCACCATCCTGGAAAGGAATAACTAGTAACTTATTTTAACATACTGACTTCTGTCCTCTACCCTGTCAGAAAAAGAGGTGCTGAATTTGTAGTGTAGAGAGTCCGATGGTTTGTCACTGAGCAGTCCCCTCGAGGATACACGTTTTAAACAGGCTGCATATTGGGACCCTCACGCTTTGTGCCGTTTGTAGGAAAATATATATCACAGGGTACCAATAAAACTTTCTACCTTCACATGCAAACAAAAAGTAGCATGTGGAACTCATATATAGGGTTTCAATTGTGAACCTGTACATCACAAAACCTTGGAGTACCAAAATAGACTCCTTCAGTACCCCTTTTTCTGAGAGAATGGCCCTAATAAGGAGACATGGAATAAAGCACAATAGCTTCTTAAAAAAGCTAATGATCTCAGATGCAAAAGAGCTGAACAATCTCCCCGCTATGATTTCCTTAAAATATTTGGAAAGTCTAATCTAATCTGAAGGGTGAGCTCCACACCCACGCATGAGTTACAACAGGCTCGTCTTTCGCAATACAAGCATGGAGTTTCTTGTCAGTTGTTGGCAAAACCTGTGTGCTAAATGTGCAGCAGATCTTACGTGTGTGCTAAATGTGCAGCATATCTTACCATGACCGAGCAGTCCTCGGAGCTGCTGGCGATAACCTGATCATTGTGGGGACACCAGTCGATGTCTAACACTGGACCCGTGTGACCGCACACTGTTGGGTAGGCTTTGTCGATACGTCCCGTCTGTAAAAGACAAGGGGTGATAATGTCACTCTCACCTATTGCTCATTTTTGATGGATGAGTGTGTTTTGATACAGGAGGAGAAAGTACAATGAAGAAAGTTAAGAACtcaagagcaaaaaaaacaaacaaaagaaaaaaataaaaactattgcaaagaaaaataaaaagctgtGCAACATGACAATTGTCATTACTAATTGcacattgcaaaaaaataaaaaacgtagTTAAATGACTAAGCGTTTACAATGTTGCCTCTAGTCTTGTTTATTGGGGCATTGACAAAACAGACAAGGGAGCGAAGGATCGCAGCAGCAACTTGAAGATCATTTACATGACCTGTCCCAGCTGCCCCAAACAAAAAGTGCATGTATATGAACCAAAAAGGATTAGAAGGCTTTCGTGGAGCTACAAAGATTAGAGTTACAGCACTGGTGAACCACACACAGCACTTTGGGAACGTTATTAGTGACCTGATTATACAGTCAAGGCCTACGGTCCTGATATCGCCACATCTGTCTTCTCAAAATAACTAAATCCTAAATGTCTTTACATAACCAACTCATTGAAAAAATGATGGGATGGGGGGGGTCGCCTGTGTGTATTCTGACATTTGGCAGCTCATCCAACGACACACTTGTTTCATGAAATATCAAAATGTATAATAGGAGATATGATGCTGCACGCTAACGGTAAGCTTGGAGGCAACAAGACATTTTTTGCCTttattattcttaacttcttctgCTCAGTCTATTAAAGTTCTTATCGACCAGCTGACTGATGAATAAGCAACAATCACTGTGGGCAAGACGGGAAAATACAATACAAGTTAGGAGTATTGTTCTATCCTTAGTGTGTCATAAATTATGCAAACAACAAACTCTTTTATTTACTTAAGGCCAACTGCATGTGGACTttgaacgggggggggggggaagtctgCTTAATGTCCTGTGCAACTGATTAGGGTATCCATAACTGCAACACACACTGCTCCTCTGGGTAATTTCTAGATAAGTGCATGGGAGCAGCTGAGCTAAGTGCTGGAGTATTGACAAGCGTCTTATTTCATACTGCcccattattttgtttgttgtttttctttccaatTGTTCCCCATCCCCTTTTTGTGGATGCCACATACTAAAGAAATTGATGGTCATGCAACAAAAGTATTTGCCAATTGGCCAAAAAATATCATGCAACAAAAGTATTTGCCAATtggccaaaaaataaaataaatgaacaaaaaaatatagtagttgccatggcaacatttcattctaaaaaaataaaaataaataaacaatactaTGGTTTATCATGATAGTTTCTCAGTATGTAGTTTGTCCAAAACAATTTATTGTAGCTGGCCTCGTAACTATCGACGCTACAGGAGGATCAACCTGGGCAGAGGGGCAGACTTTGGCTAGACACAAGCATTTTTCAAATTCCACACTTGGGAATTAGCCAGCCCTGGGTCTGACTAATGAGAGAAGAGGGACAGCTAGCGTGTCAAATACAACACACACAGTGCGTGGGGACACCCCTTGATCTTTCCTCTTGCCAACTAAATAATTCCGTAACAATCAATTCAATGAAGATGCTGTCCATTAGACGGCAATGGAAAATTCCATATACATGTTATCTCTAAGCGTGTGATGGACACAAGCAGGGTGGAAGCAGAAGGAATATAAAAAACTGGAAAGATTTGCAATCCTCTTAATGATCGGCAGAAAATATGATAAGAGCACCACAAAGTGATGAAATTACAGAAAGATCATTGTTCGTTCAATTATAGCTCGTTTCAAAATAATCAACATTGGCCCAAATTTGGCTGATTATCCAAATTTGCCTCTCATAAATCTATGCATACATGACGAATGGTGCACAAtggtgtccttgcactctttgtcCATTAAATGGATCTGTGACCTCATTTAACCCTCAAGGCTTCTCCGTAGAAATTACAATAGCGGGCTGAACAGAGCAAACAGGTAAATTTGTGAAATTAACAGTGACTCAACATGTCTCCCATTTTAACTCTCTTGTCTCATGTATGTGTGCATGATATGCTTTGTTTTTCCAGCTTTTTGTAAAGGATGCATTGCTAAAGTTTTAAACCTCTAATTTGCAGCAATAAGTGCAAGACCAGTGGTATTTCCACACTCATTtataaattgatttatttttatttcagttaAATAATTTCCTAAAGCTTTAATGCTTTAATTTACTTTTTCTGCATGTTTTTGTGCCTAAATTTCTCTGTTTAAAATCAAATACTAAAAGGTAATGTAAGGTAAAACAGTTTAGTGTTATATCTGTGATTCATATTTTTGTTGGAAGTTATAATATTAATATACTCGGTATGTATGTTTAGAATGAATTGGTCAATCGGAAAGTTTTTCTTTCAAAGATCAGTATCAGCCTCCAAAATTCATATTGTGCCCTTACAGACACTATAAAAACAGAACGCAAACATGTCTAAGCATgcaagacatttttttaatttaaaaacagaCGATAACGTTTGAGATTCCTTGCGTTGTTGCCTCATTGTTAACTAAAACATTTTCACCGCAGCGACCAATTTGTAACAAAAttgttacagaaaaaaaaaaaaaacacctaatgGGAACATGTGATTCCAGCAGAGTTTTCTCATCAGAGCCGCTCCACATTCACATGTCGACTGACACTGCATGGAGCAGCCAATAGCAGGCAAAGAGGAAATGCTCTTGGAAGGCTGTCAGGCAGGGAGCAGATTTGACCATATATGGTAAATTCTGCACTCAGCAGGACTGAGCGGCAGAGGCGGCAAAGGCAGAAACAACCGACTGAGCAATAAAGCAATCAGCTGATTCATGCATGAGAAAAGGCACTGTGTTTCGAGCTTTACATGTATGAAAGTGCAGATTTGAAAATGCAATCAGGTCCATAAATATTTGGACAATTTTCAGCATTCCGGTTCTGTACAACACAACGGATTTGAAATTAAACACTCGAGATGTGTCGAGAGTGCAGCCTCAGTTTTTTAGTACATCTAAATTACAAAGTCAAGGGTGTAGGAATCACAACACATTTTACGTTCCTCTTTATTAAGGGCCCAAAGCTAGTAATCATAAATCAGATCCCTTTTTGTTTCAAATCCTTTGCAAGCAAGAACAGCCTACAGTTTCGACCCCGTGGACATCAGCAGATGCTGGGTTTTGTCTTTCATGATTTCAAAGCACAAGGCATATttaccgtttaaaaaaaaaaaaaaaaaggttttaaaaCTACACATTCCTTGACCAATATTAAACAGTTGTGTCTTGCCTGTTGACCAtttagaaaaaaaggagcaaacaaaaaatattcaaataaacTGCTtctgcaaacaaaagccgcagtAAAAAAAATGCCTCCCGGCTACTTCCAGTGATTTACAGGAAGTCGCACCCATAAATGAATCTACATCAGAGCCCTCGGGATTTAGGTGGATAGGAAACCGAGCCAAAATGTGCACAGAATGGGGAATGCTTCACTCGCTTCCCTCCCACTGCTTCCTTCGTATGGAAATCAGGGAATAAATTAGCAGACATCCTGCTAAAGAAGACAAAGGATGAGATTGAAGGCATGAGGGGAAGGAATGGTGTGTTCCAAAAGGAGGAAACGATATGCATGGCTTTGCTGAGTCACCCCACACTCAGTCATACAAGGAAAAAGCATCCTTGGTAAACAAGTTTTATATTTTACATTGTACTGCTTTATAACAAAGTTTTACCTTGTGAAGAGGGAGAACCAGGAAAGCTCCACCACCGCTGGCTTCAATAATTATGGCAACAAATTTGGTGTTAACTGCACAGAACGTGCTATCCCATGTGACTCTTGACACCCGGATATCGTCGTAACACTGATCATTTTTCGCCGCCTGGCCAAAGACGTGACGGAATTTGCTATTCCGTACAACTCTTTTCATATCTGTAGGAGAGACAAAAACAAGACTGGGTTAGTTGGTGAACAATTCACTGTTTGAAATTGATATattgcacacacacaatacatgAAATGTCTTGGATGGAAACGCCAAAACTAGTTTATAAAAAGCATATTTAGGTCAAAATGCAACAAACTTGAATTGGTTTACTTTGttatcagattaaaaaaaaacttcttgTGGTTATAAAACAATGCTACAAATTGCACTACTAAATCTCACTGGAGCCTTTTAcaaacaaaaggcaaagctcgacCGAAACCAACCTAGCCAACATCCAGAGACAAATCACTAAAGCGGTTGTGGTTTTGGTTGAcgcatttctttttgtgtcacaGCACTAACCACAGAACAAGATGTGAGACTTGTTTtctccaatgttttttttttttttttgtgagggacagaaaaaaaactgtagGAGTGGGGGAAAAGCGCATATGGTTTTATAGTACAAGGATCATAACACGAGCAGGAAGCTCTTCCTGGAAGGATATGAGAATATCCTAACATCTGACCAAGGTCTGCTTTGAAATGTTAACAAAATGATGATAAAGAGCCAGCTTAAAGTTCAGGTGAAAGACAATTACAGGtagtcaaaaagtaaaaattcatGTTGCTGATTCGATTTAATCATTTGTATGTCGTAAGATTCATGGGATAAAATGGGCCAGCAAAAGCAAGAGTTCAGCACAGGAAATGTCGACGAAAGCGATTCAATAGTAAAGCACATTATTTTACGCAAAACTTATGTCACTTTCTTGATTCGTGGGATATTTTGACAAAAGCATGCTACATGTTAATAAGACATCAGGAAACAGTTTCAAATAGTACAGAACAATTGCCCATGTACACGCTGTAATAAGAGTGACATTCAAAACATGTCAGCAAAGGATTGTTTATGCCAGCATTAGTAAGCACCAGTTTGACAGCCATATATCCTTAGTTGGACACACCTTAGCTTTCCAGTAACATGTTACAGCCCACTGAAACTTTGTGGCCCGCACTAAAGTCAAGAGATTTCAAAATCTGTCGTTAGCACAATACAATATTGCCTCCTGAACCAGCAAGAGTTGACCCTGATGTGGGGAGACAGAAAGAGGACCCCAGAGCCTGAGGACATGACCAAGTGGAAAGCACAATGACACCATTTCAGCAGACGTCTCACAATTACCTGCCTTAAGCCTGCTACACACATAAAACTAATCGGCTCTTTTTGACTGGATTTTGCCCCTTCCCAATTATTCTATGTGACAATCCTGTGGTCTAATATGTGCTTAGAGTAGATTAGTCCCGATACTAAGCATTAATCACGTTTAATGTTTACGACCAAAAATCTGTTCGGTGTGGGAAAAGCTTATGACTCCAGATTGTAGACTATAAATTTTGTGACGTGAAATATAATGCAGCCAATCACAGAGATCTGAATGAGGAACAAGGAAGAAGGTAAAACTAAAACCGGTCCTGACTGACACACATTCTGCAGGACTTCCGAAATGGAGCACTGCCTCATGGAGCAGTGGGAAGAAGAGTCCTGATTAAATATCTTCCAAATTTCCACAGCACACAAATGATACACATCCTTTAATATGGACTACCCATGCCATGTTGAGTTATACTGTCAAACTCCAATTAAAATAGCGACTACCCCATTCTGTCAGCAGATATTAGAACGGGGGTGGCCAAACACTTCATACTTGCAACAGCAGCTGATTGGCCAGTTACTTGGGATCATTTTATGATCAGGAAGCAAAAGCATGTTTTTTGACGGATGCAATTTCTATAAGCATGTCGAGAAATTTGTCATTAATTTCATGCAACTTTAAGGAAAAAATGCTATACGGTCTTTAGAATGATCAGTCATTGTTCAGGGAAAATTTTATGATTTAAAACTAAAAGTGGTATTGGTGCTTAGTGTCGGTATCAATGACTGCTCTGTGTGGTATCAAACAGCCCTTCATTTTAATTGAATAAAATTActatgcaagaaaaaaaataatgctcaCTAAAATCAAGGTATGTATATAACACACTATGTTTTGATAGTGTTTAGTAGAGAGGGACATTACAGTCATTACAATAACATTCACACACAAGTCTTTTGTCAGCAAGGCTGCATGGAACGCCGCCTAAATCCCCTTCCTCTATCCAAGGCCAAAGACCACCAGTGTGATCAGATTCCCCACTACATTCCAGTGCTTTGTGCATC
This portion of the Syngnathus scovelli strain Florida chromosome 3, RoL_Ssco_1.2, whole genome shotgun sequence genome encodes:
- the LOC125993871 gene encoding coronin-1C-A isoform X2, coding for MGQTQDKLEGGESTFVEGLEDAHPYCGDHSDDVMKAGIACEQETGNSKENNYSEEPDTEDLSGSHNQEPITPSNEKHINLWERQFSAGGVKLRGVSGSCKGEGGGRAKPLDPPGKSHKGSITIEERASTYKLLNKTEEKIAENHIEVSSKIKMEDQDMKRVVRNSKFRHVFGQAAKNDQCYDDIRVSRVTWDSTFCAVNTKFVAIIIEASGGGAFLVLPLHKTGRIDKAYPTVCGHTGPVLDIDWCPHNDQVIASSSEDCSVMVWQIPENGLVTPMSEPAVELKGHSKRVGIITWHPTARNVLLSAGCDNVIIIWNVGTGEAMISLDDMHPDMIYSVCWNRNGSLICSACKDKSIRIIDPRKEEIVAEKEKAHDGARPMRAIFLKDGKVLTTGFNRRSERLIALWDPQNLEEPMNMHCLDASNGVLLPFYDPDTNLVYCCGKGDSSIRYFEVTDEDPYVHYLNSYISKESQRGMGCMPKRGLDVNKCEIARYYKLHERKCEPIVMTVPRKSDLFQDDLYPDTAGPESALEAEEWFEGKNGDPILISLKNGYVPTKTRELVVKRNILDAKVTKSTENSSSASQNSSVTSDAKLEEILKEMKSLKDLVSSQEKRLVALEEKMSKIDI
- the LOC125993871 gene encoding coronin-1C-A isoform X3 translates to MKRVVRNSKFRHVFGQAAKNDQCYDDIRVSRVTWDSTFCAVNTKFVAIIIEASGGGAFLVLPLHKTGRIDKAYPTVCGHTGPVLDIDWCPHNDQVIASSSEDCSVMVWQIPENGLVTPMSEPAVELKGHSKRVGIITWHPTARNVLLSAGCDNVIIIWNVGTGEAMISLDDMHPDMIYSVCWNRNGSLICSACKDKSIRIIDPRKEEIVAEKEKAHDGARPMRAIFLKDGKVLTTGFNRRSERLIALWDPQNLEEPMNMHCLDASNGVLLPFYDPDTNLVYCCGKGDSSIRYFEVTDEDPYVHYLNSYISKESQRGMGCMPKRGLDVNKCEIARYYKLHERKCEPIVMTVPRKSDLFQDDLYPDTAGPESALEAEEWFEGKNGDPILISLKNGYVPTKTRELVVKRNILDAKVTKSTENSSSASQNSSVTSDAKLEEILKEMKSLKDLVSSQEKRLVALEEKMSKIDI